One genomic region from Methanocaldococcus fervens AG86 encodes:
- a CDS encoding FIST N-terminal domain-containing protein, translating to MGNPSLIIFITTVFDEDKLKKVFEGMQEHISLDGLVGCSAGGTFVGNKYIKKDGVLILAFDGTFKYATACKKIGDDPRKTGIEIANEIKNTLGEKYAYSLSIEDKFVGFVFFDWHMDHEQEILNALGGELGFSIVGGTAGDDSSFENFFQIYKGEVVRNSCVFGVVGGKLKFDVIYGHGYEPTNVYARVTKSEGRVVYELDNKPAYQRYLEMISEYTKLPINIVEKYLDIGRIHKLKFSIYFIHPLGFIDMFGNVITAFLEASDGDKLIFRREIPEGMFMVLMRTDLEKIVRAIYDRVLEIKKEYKNPLIFINQGYGIEILKNPLYRKFEKESLPYLSDFYNDTKKIEEYVLGDDCIGWVAYGETISKDIIRLHNNISFTGVVFELEEGYIDWREALKYFDFTDEEIEVIVNLINNKLDINELSKATNIPVDRLKDILKKLQDKEVVKYIDVTEKYYIDIDDLKDALKKIDEEMDKEYKVKKAGREMVLKRL from the coding sequence GTGGGTAATCCGTCTTTAATAATATTTATTACCACTGTATTTGATGAAGATAAGTTAAAAAAAGTTTTTGAAGGAATGCAAGAACATATTTCTTTGGATGGGCTTGTTGGATGTTCTGCTGGGGGGACGTTTGTAGGAAACAAGTATATAAAAAAGGATGGGGTTTTAATTTTAGCCTTTGACGGAACTTTTAAGTATGCAACTGCCTGTAAAAAAATAGGCGACGATCCAAGAAAAACAGGAATAGAAATAGCAAATGAAATAAAAAACACTCTTGGGGAAAAATACGCATATTCGTTAAGTATAGAAGATAAATTTGTTGGATTCGTATTTTTTGATTGGCATATGGATCACGAGCAAGAAATATTGAACGCATTAGGAGGGGAGTTAGGATTTTCAATTGTTGGTGGAACTGCAGGAGATGATAGTTCGTTTGAAAATTTTTTCCAGATATATAAGGGAGAGGTTGTTAGGAATTCCTGCGTTTTTGGAGTTGTTGGTGGAAAATTAAAATTCGATGTAATTTACGGACATGGGTATGAACCAACAAACGTATATGCAAGAGTTACAAAATCAGAAGGTAGAGTAGTTTACGAGCTAGATAACAAACCAGCCTACCAAAGATACTTAGAAATGATCTCCGAATACACAAAACTACCAATAAACATCGTTGAGAAATATCTCGATATTGGTAGGATTCATAAATTAAAATTTAGTATATATTTTATCCATCCATTGGGCTTTATAGACATGTTTGGAAATGTAATAACTGCATTTTTGGAAGCTTCTGATGGCGATAAGTTAATATTTAGGAGGGAAATTCCAGAAGGAATGTTTATGGTATTGATGAGAACTGATTTGGAAAAGATAGTTAGGGCAATTTATGATAGGGTATTGGAAATTAAGAAGGAGTATAAAAATCCATTAATCTTTATAAATCAAGGCTATGGAATTGAAATTCTTAAAAATCCATTATATAGGAAGTTTGAAAAAGAATCTCTTCCATATTTATCGGATTTTTACAATGATACAAAAAAAATTGAGGAATATGTTCTCGGAGATGATTGCATTGGTTGGGTGGCTTATGGAGAAACAATATCTAAAGATATTATAAGATTACATAACAATATATCATTCACTGGTGTTGTGTTTGAATTGGAGGAGGGGTATATAGATTGGAGGGAAGCGTTAAAGTATTTTGATTTTACTGATGAAGAAATTGAGGTTATTGTCAATTTAATCAATAATAAGTTAGATATAAATGAATTATCGAAGGCAACGAATATTCCTGTGGATAGGCTTAAGGATATATTGAAGAAATTACAAGATAAAGAAGTAGTAAAGTATATAGATGTAACCGAAAAATATTATATAGACATTGATGATTTAAAAGATGCATTAAAAAAGATTGATGAGGAAATGGATAAGGAGTATAAAGTTAAAAAAGCTGGAAGGGAGATGGTACTAAAAAGACTATAA
- the cobQ gene encoding cobyric acid synthase CobQ → MAEFIMVVGTSSNSGKTTITAGLCRILANKGYKVAPFKSQNMSLNSRVAKEDGEIAIAQYTQSLACKVEPSIHFNPILLKPKGNFTSQVIVHGKPYKDMDYNEYRKNKDFFLKKIKESLEILDKEYDYVVMEGAGSCCEINLLKDDIANLRIAEMVNAKTILVADIDRGGVFASIYGTIKLLPESWRKLIKGIVINKFRGNAEVLKEGIEKIEELTGVPVLGIVPYDENLVLPEEDSQVLQSMKSFGNAKSGIEVNVVRFSKISNFTDLDPLRYDAFVKFIDFDDDVTGDILILPGTRSSTKEAYYLKEGNFDEKVLEFLKDGGIVVGICGGYQILGKELIDKERKESDIGDIGGLKIFDAKTYLGNEKVVKNSYGYLNLNNKMFYVKGYEIHEGITYSKEKPLIKIERGFGNCGNGFDGSIKRFGDGLAIGTYFHGIFENYEFRNYIINLIRRRKGLEEINGDSYKDSIEKNLNYFAEVVEKNVNLKPIFDK, encoded by the coding sequence ATGGCAGAGTTTATAATGGTTGTTGGAACATCATCAAACAGTGGAAAAACTACAATAACCGCTGGATTGTGTAGGATATTGGCTAATAAAGGTTATAAAGTAGCGCCATTTAAATCGCAAAATATGAGTTTAAATTCAAGAGTTGCAAAAGAAGATGGGGAAATTGCTATAGCTCAATACACTCAAAGCTTAGCCTGTAAAGTTGAGCCGTCAATTCATTTCAATCCAATACTGTTAAAACCAAAAGGAAACTTTACCTCTCAAGTTATAGTTCACGGAAAGCCCTATAAAGATATGGATTATAACGAATATAGGAAAAATAAAGATTTTTTCTTGAAAAAAATTAAAGAAAGCTTAGAAATTTTAGATAAAGAGTATGACTATGTTGTTATGGAAGGAGCGGGAAGTTGCTGTGAGATAAATCTATTGAAGGATGATATAGCAAATTTAAGAATAGCTGAGATGGTTAATGCAAAAACAATTTTAGTTGCAGATATTGATAGAGGTGGAGTTTTTGCCTCAATATATGGAACTATAAAACTATTGCCTGAGAGTTGGAGGAAGCTTATTAAAGGAATTGTGATAAATAAATTTAGAGGAAATGCAGAGGTTTTAAAAGAAGGAATTGAAAAGATTGAAGAGCTAACAGGCGTTCCAGTTTTAGGTATAGTACCTTATGATGAAAATCTCGTTTTGCCAGAAGAGGATAGTCAAGTCTTGCAGAGCATGAAAAGTTTTGGAAATGCGAAAAGTGGAATAGAGGTTAATGTTGTTAGGTTTTCAAAAATATCAAACTTTACAGATTTAGACCCTTTAAGATACGATGCATTTGTAAAGTTTATCGATTTTGATGACGATGTAACTGGAGATATTTTAATACTTCCAGGAACAAGAAGCTCAACTAAAGAGGCTTATTATTTGAAAGAGGGTAATTTTGATGAAAAAGTTTTAGAGTTTTTAAAAGATGGAGGGATTGTTGTAGGAATATGCGGAGGTTATCAAATTTTGGGTAAGGAATTGATAGATAAAGAAAGGAAAGAATCAGATATAGGCGATATTGGGGGGTTAAAAATCTTTGATGCAAAAACATACCTTGGAAATGAGAAGGTTGTTAAAAACTCTTATGGTTATTTAAATCTTAACAATAAGATGTTTTATGTTAAAGGCTATGAGATACATGAGGGAATAACGTATTCAAAAGAAAAACCTCTTATAAAAATTGAAAGAGGCTTTGGAAATTGTGGAAATGGTTTTGATGGATCCATTAAGAGGTTTGGAGATGGATTGGCTATAGGAACTTACTTCCATGGAATATTTGAGAACTATGAGTTTAGAAATTACATTATTAATTTGATTAGAAGAAGGAAAGGTTTGGAAGAAATTAATGGAGATTCTTATAAAGATAGTATAGAAAAAAATTTAAATTACTTTGCCGAAGTTGTAGAGAAGAATGTTAATTTAAAGCCGATATTTGATAAGTAA
- a CDS encoding ATP-binding protein encodes MINLRELKRYANPFFLTIRKDKILVNNKRMARLSRTKMDKIEEEFGIPVVYSKTYEYVSTKVGRFITKHKIIAPRDVIIVGLSGGKDSLLLLHLLEVYRRKYGIKLIAVTVDVNIGGVRPWREDTEGVKLIKHHCEMLDVPHLLLKNDLDVVELSEILTKNSKGMEFSPCFSCSVIKRHLLGKLAKEIAEKENIPYEKVKLAYGHNLDDNSDTILANLFKGERLKFMRPLTKFKSNVVDYQSFKIPLEECTIIRPMLPVLEKDIVKALEECGIEYYKDKDVCPYSRDRGDSIRRRCHEILESLEVEIPNIREMVVSSALKTVEYYSKNPYGIDEE; translated from the coding sequence ATGATTAATTTGAGAGAATTAAAAAGATATGCAAATCCATTCTTTTTAACTATAAGAAAGGATAAGATTTTGGTTAACAATAAAAGAATGGCAAGGTTGTCAAGAACAAAGATGGATAAAATTGAGGAAGAATTTGGAATTCCAGTAGTTTATTCAAAAACTTATGAGTATGTATCAACAAAGGTTGGAAGGTTTATAACTAAACATAAAATTATAGCTCCAAGAGATGTGATTATAGTTGGATTAAGTGGAGGGAAAGATAGTTTATTGCTCTTACACTTATTGGAAGTCTATAGAAGAAAATATGGAATAAAACTGATAGCTGTTACTGTAGATGTTAATATTGGCGGAGTTAGACCATGGAGGGAAGATACTGAAGGAGTTAAGTTAATAAAACACCATTGTGAGATGTTAGATGTTCCTCACCTATTATTAAAAAATGATCTGGATGTGGTTGAGTTATCTGAAATATTAACAAAAAATTCTAAAGGGATGGAATTTTCACCATGTTTCTCATGCTCTGTAATTAAAAGGCATTTGTTAGGAAAGTTGGCTAAAGAAATTGCTGAGAAGGAAAACATTCCTTATGAAAAGGTTAAATTAGCTTATGGGCATAATTTAGATGATAATTCAGATACGATATTAGCCAATCTTTTTAAAGGGGAAAGATTGAAGTTTATGAGGCCATTAACAAAATTTAAATCTAATGTAGTTGATTATCAAAGCTTTAAAATTCCTTTGGAAGAGTGTACGATCATTAGACCTATGCTTCCTGTGTTAGAAAAAGATATAGTAAAAGCCCTTGAAGAGTGTGGAATAGAGTATTATAAAGATAAAGATGTCTGCCCATACAGTAGGGATAGAGGAGATAGTATTAGAAGGAGATGCCATGAAATTTTAGAAAGCTTAGAGGTTGAGATTCCAAACATCAGAGAGATGGTTGTAAGTTCTGCATTAAAAACTGTTGAATACTACAGCAAAAATCCTTATGGGATTGATGAAGAGTAA